A single genomic interval of Phocoenobacter uteri harbors:
- the prmC gene encoding peptide chain release factor N(5)-glutamine methyltransferase, which produces MNYTQWLNSATAELAKNCQFDPYLNPKTDANLLLQFVTKRSKASIFAFAETELSNAEQQQLAELLQRRLQGEPMAYIIGEKEFWSLPLKVATSTLIPRPDTERLVEVALDFAYKRLDFCENLQILDLGTGTGAIALALASELGKKAQIIGVDKSLNAVQLAQQNRQNLGFSQVSFLQSDWFDSLQNDTFDIIVSNPPYIDKQDENLTQGDVRFEPLSALVAEQQGLSDLQKIIKNAPLYLKSEGGLFLEHGWQQAEQVQQLFSDSLWHEPKTEKDYGNNDRVTWAILR; this is translated from the coding sequence ATGAACTATACCCAATGGCTGAATAGTGCGACGGCAGAACTTGCAAAAAATTGTCAGTTTGACCCTTATCTAAATCCTAAAACGGATGCAAATTTACTGTTACAATTTGTGACGAAGCGTTCCAAAGCGAGTATTTTTGCGTTTGCAGAAACCGAATTATCCAATGCAGAGCAACAGCAACTTGCCGAATTACTGCAACGCCGTTTACAAGGCGAACCAATGGCGTATATTATTGGGGAAAAAGAGTTTTGGTCATTACCTCTAAAAGTGGCAACATCCACCTTAATTCCTCGCCCTGATACGGAAAGGCTCGTTGAGGTCGCCCTTGATTTTGCTTATAAGCGGTTAGATTTTTGTGAGAATTTGCAAATTTTAGATTTAGGTACAGGCACTGGAGCTATCGCCTTAGCATTGGCAAGTGAGTTGGGGAAAAAGGCTCAAATTATCGGTGTTGATAAATCGTTAAATGCAGTACAATTGGCACAACAAAACCGCCAAAATTTAGGCTTTTCACAGGTGAGTTTTTTACAAAGTGATTGGTTTGATAGTTTGCAAAATGATACTTTTGATATTATTGTAAGTAATCCGCCTTATATTGATAAACAAGATGAAAATCTCACACAGGGCGATGTACGATTTGAACCGCTTTCAGCCTTAGTTGCCGAACAGCAAGGATTAAGCGATTTGCAAAAAATCATCAAAAATGCACCGCTTTATTTGAAATCAGAAGGTGGATTGTTCCTCGAACACGGTTGGCAGCAGGCAGAACAAGTACAACAATTATTTTCAGATAGCTTGTGGCACGAACCAAAAACAGAAAAAGATTACGGCAATAATGACCGCGTTACTTGGGCGATATTAAGGTAA
- a CDS encoding PTS sugar transporter subunit IIC has product MTQQISIPNEEITTDSLTATQHIKDFLYKLLFGMAQAVVIALSPNAILGTALKPFVHIPSIAVFMDALVVMQGLVSFITGILVALAFKLNPMKATIIGAAAFVSSGVLKHTDNGLMLVGIGDLLNVLIFTSLSVLITLWLKDRLGSLTILIQPIIAGALVGFLGLMALPYIASVTVAIGKMILYFTQLQPLLMSILIAISFAVLIISPISTVAISLIISLSGLASGAANLGVTSTAAVLVIGSLYARNKSGVALAVFLGAMKMMIPNLFKAPIMYVALISNAIIVGVTAYSFHITGTPISAGFGLAGMIGPIEAYNQAINAGLDMPLTRVLLSYAVIPFLGAFIVHLICCKTVKGYSAKIYRFEHQ; this is encoded by the coding sequence ATGACACAACAAATTTCTATTCCCAATGAGGAAATAACCACAGATTCACTGACCGCGACGCAACATATTAAAGATTTTTTATATAAATTATTATTTGGTATGGCACAGGCGGTCGTGATTGCACTTTCACCCAATGCTATTCTTGGTACAGCGTTAAAGCCTTTTGTGCATATTCCCTCCATCGCCGTATTTATGGACGCGTTGGTGGTAATGCAAGGGTTGGTTTCATTTATTACGGGGATTTTAGTCGCTCTTGCGTTTAAATTAAATCCGATGAAAGCCACCATTATCGGGGCTGCCGCCTTTGTCTCTTCGGGTGTATTAAAGCATACCGATAACGGTTTAATGCTTGTGGGGATTGGTGATCTGCTCAACGTCCTCATTTTTACGAGCCTTTCCGTGCTGATTACGCTGTGGTTAAAAGATCGCTTAGGTTCATTAACGATACTCATACAGCCTATTATCGCAGGGGCATTGGTGGGATTTTTGGGCTTAATGGCACTACCTTATATTGCTAGCGTAACTGTTGCTATTGGAAAAATGATCCTATATTTCACCCAATTACAGCCATTACTGATGAGCATTCTGATTGCTATTTCATTTGCCGTCTTGATTATTTCACCCATTTCAACGGTCGCGATTAGTTTGATTATTAGCTTATCAGGGCTAGCTTCAGGTGCGGCTAATTTAGGCGTCACAAGCACCGCTGCCGTGCTAGTGATTGGCTCGTTATACGCTAGAAATAAATCCGGCGTTGCCTTAGCGGTATTTTTAGGGGCGATGAAAATGATGATCCCAAATTTATTCAAAGCACCGATTATGTATGTCGCTTTGATATCCAATGCCATTATTGTTGGGGTGACCGCTTACTCATTCCATATCACCGGCACGCCAATTAGTGCAGGATTTGGTCTTGCGGGAATGATTGGACCTATTGAAGCCTATAACCAAGCAATCAATGCTGGGCTAGATATGCCACTGACCAGAGTTTTACTCAGTTATGCCGTTATCCCGTTCTTAGGTGCGTTCATTGTGCATTTGATTTGTTGTAAAACGGTCAAAGGATACAGTGCAAAAATTTACCGTTTTGAACATCAATAA
- a CDS encoding 2-hydroxyacid dehydrogenase produces MLNIVFLESFAIPSTHHIPRPTFPHHWTEYTHTTADQVHERAKEADIVIMSKINFTREVMANLPKLKLIAITATGTNNVDLVAAKELGIAVKNVTGYSSVTVPEHVLGMIFSLKHQLIAYHKDQVLTDRWATCGQFYYADFPISDIRSSTIGIFGKGCLGTEVGRLAQLLGMKVLYAEHKGATIIREGYTPFETVLKEADIVTLHCPLTENTQNLINAETLALMKPNAILINTGRGPLVDEMALLNALETGQIAGAGIDVMIQEPPQIDNPLMQAAKRLPNLLITPHVAWASESAVTTLCDKVAQNIEDFVKELAQHQ; encoded by the coding sequence ATGTTAAATATTGTGTTTTTAGAAAGTTTTGCGATACCAAGCACACATCACATTCCTCGTCCTACTTTTCCACATCATTGGACAGAATACACCCATACCACAGCTGATCAAGTTCACGAGCGAGCCAAAGAGGCGGATATTGTGATTATGAGTAAAATCAATTTTACTCGTGAAGTAATGGCGAACTTACCAAAATTAAAATTGATTGCAATTACCGCAACTGGCACCAATAACGTGGATTTAGTGGCAGCAAAAGAATTAGGCATTGCAGTGAAAAATGTGACGGGCTATTCCAGTGTTACCGTGCCTGAACACGTGCTTGGTATGATATTTTCATTGAAACATCAGCTGATTGCTTATCATAAAGATCAAGTGTTAACAGATCGTTGGGCAACCTGTGGACAATTCTATTATGCCGATTTTCCGATTAGCGATATTCGTAGCTCAACCATTGGGATTTTTGGTAAAGGCTGTTTGGGTACAGAAGTCGGGCGTTTAGCACAACTGTTAGGAATGAAGGTGCTTTATGCGGAACATAAAGGTGCAACCATCATCCGAGAAGGTTATACCCCTTTTGAAACGGTGTTAAAAGAGGCTGACATTGTGACCTTGCATTGTCCTTTAACAGAAAATACTCAAAATCTGATTAACGCTGAAACCTTAGCCTTAATGAAACCAAATGCGATTTTAATCAACACGGGGCGTGGTCCATTGGTTGATGAAATGGCGTTACTCAATGCCTTAGAAACCGGACAAATCGCAGGAGCAGGGATTGATGTGATGATCCAAGAACCGCCACAAATTGATAATCCGTTAATGCAAGCCGCTAAACGTTTACCGAATTTATTGATTACCCCACACGTTGCTTGGGCAAGTGAGTCAGCAGTAACAACACTGTGTGATAAAGTGGCTCAAAATATTGAAGATTTTGTGAAAGAGTTAGCACAGCACCAATAA
- a CDS encoding trimeric intracellular cation channel family protein has translation MFLYIFDLLGTAIFAVSGVSMAFRLKMDAVGVLVLASVVAIGGGTIRDLILDAPVFWLTDNNYIWIVVATCALMIAFIKKPTRIPWYVLPVSDAVGLAVFTVIGAEKALHYGFSPTVAVLMGTLTGCGGGAIRDVLAGQIPFIFQKEIYASACIIGGSVYCLLDYSHLPRVINILVAAGVVLAIRLTAIKWQLSLPTFSK, from the coding sequence ATGTTTCTTTATATTTTTGATCTGCTTGGAACCGCAATTTTTGCTGTGTCGGGGGTGTCAATGGCGTTTCGATTAAAAATGGATGCTGTTGGCGTGTTAGTTTTAGCCAGTGTGGTCGCTATTGGTGGCGGTACAATTCGGGATCTTATCTTAGATGCCCCAGTGTTTTGGCTTACCGATAATAATTATATTTGGATCGTCGTTGCCACCTGTGCCTTGATGATAGCCTTTATTAAAAAACCGACACGTATCCCGTGGTATGTTCTCCCCGTTTCTGATGCGGTCGGCTTAGCGGTATTTACAGTAATCGGTGCAGAAAAAGCCTTACATTATGGCTTCTCGCCAACGGTTGCGGTGCTAATGGGAACTCTCACCGGCTGTGGAGGCGGAGCAATTCGTGATGTGCTTGCTGGTCAAATTCCCTTTATTTTCCAAAAAGAAATTTACGCTTCTGCTTGCATCATCGGTGGATCGGTGTACTGCTTATTAGATTATTCTCACTTACCACGAGTGATCAATATTTTAGTCGCTGCAGGGGTGGTGTTAGCCATTCGTTTAACGGCGATAAAATGGCAACTTTCTTTGCCAACTTTTTCAAAATAA
- a CDS encoding rhodanese-like domain-containing protein → MSNVKTIEATQLQQWLANQEAILVDVREANEFSEWRIPQATFMPLSRLDEQLPHLANEKRKIVFQCLKGKRGEMATEKAMQQFPDADIYNLTGGIEAWEKAELPLIREQAKGKMPIMRQVLTAAGSLNILFSLIGFGSTLGTLLTLFLGCGLVFAGVTGKCGMAMLLQKMPWNK, encoded by the coding sequence ATGAGTAATGTAAAAACAATTGAAGCAACACAATTACAACAGTGGTTAGCAAATCAAGAAGCGATCTTAGTTGATGTGCGTGAAGCGAATGAATTTAGTGAATGGCGTATTCCACAAGCGACTTTTATGCCTCTAAGCCGTCTTGATGAGCAACTTCCTCATCTTGCGAATGAAAAGCGTAAAATTGTTTTTCAATGCCTAAAAGGTAAACGTGGCGAGATGGCGACGGAAAAAGCGATGCAACAATTTCCTGATGCGGATATTTATAACCTAACAGGTGGTATTGAGGCTTGGGAGAAAGCAGAATTGCCATTGATTCGTGAGCAAGCCAAAGGCAAAATGCCAATAATGCGCCAAGTTTTAACCGCTGCGGGTTCATTGAATATCTTATTTTCATTGATTGGTTTTGGTTCTACGTTGGGGACATTATTAACACTTTTCTTAGGCTGTGGCTTGGTTTTTGCCGGTGTAACGGGAAAATGTGGAATGGCAATGTTACTCCAAAAAATGCCGTGGAATAAATAA
- the pdxY gene encoding pyridoxal kinase PdxY, giving the protein MKNVLSIQSHVVYGYAGNKAAVFPMQMLGVDTWALNTVQFSNHTQYGKWTGMVIPQEQITEIVQGIDNIDSLSECDAVLSGYIGAASQGSAILDAVAKIKAINPNAIYFCDPVMGHPDKGCIVADGVAEFLRDEAMTKADIIAPNLVELRELTGLEVENFAQALEAVKVIRSKGPKKVLVKHLSKVGQDPSQFEMLLANEEGIWHISRPLHEFKAKDPVGVGDLTSGIFLANLLNGKSDLEAFEHTANAVNDVMSVTQQSGKYELQIIAAREFIANPISQYKAVKIS; this is encoded by the coding sequence ATGAAAAACGTTCTATCAATTCAATCTCACGTCGTTTATGGCTATGCGGGCAATAAAGCGGCGGTTTTTCCAATGCAGATGTTGGGAGTTGATACTTGGGCATTAAATACGGTGCAATTCTCAAATCATACTCAATATGGCAAATGGACAGGTATGGTGATTCCACAAGAGCAAATTACCGAAATTGTGCAAGGTATTGATAATATTGATTCGTTAAGTGAATGCGATGCTGTTTTATCAGGTTATATCGGTGCCGCAAGTCAAGGTAGTGCAATTTTAGATGCCGTAGCGAAAATTAAAGCGATAAATCCAAATGCAATTTATTTTTGCGATCCTGTAATGGGACACCCTGATAAAGGCTGTATTGTGGCTGATGGTGTGGCGGAATTTTTGCGTGATGAAGCAATGACAAAAGCAGATATTATTGCTCCAAACTTAGTAGAATTACGTGAATTAACAGGCTTAGAAGTAGAAAACTTTGCCCAAGCCTTAGAAGCAGTAAAAGTGATTCGTTCAAAAGGGCCGAAAAAAGTCTTGGTTAAACATTTGAGCAAGGTTGGGCAAGATCCAAGCCAATTTGAAATGTTACTTGCAAATGAAGAAGGTATTTGGCATATCAGCCGCCCATTACACGAATTTAAAGCTAAAGATCCTGTGGGCGTGGGCGATTTAACCAGTGGTATTTTCTTAGCAAATTTACTTAATGGTAAATCAGATTTAGAAGCATTTGAACACACTGCAAATGCAGTGAATGATGTGATGAGCGTAACTCAACAAAGCGGTAAATATGAATTACAAATTATTGCTGCCCGTGAATTTATTGCTAATCCAATCAGTCAATATAAAGCAGTTAAAATTAGTTAA
- the kdsA gene encoding 3-deoxy-8-phosphooctulonate synthase, with the protein MKNKVIQLDNIQIGNDKPFVLFGGMNVLESRDMAMATCEKYVEVTQKLNVPYVFKASFDKANRSSIHSYRGPGMDEGLKIFQELKDTFGVKIITDVHEIYQCQPVAEVVDIIQLPAFLARQTDLVEAMARTGAIINVKKPQFLSPGQMGNIVEKIAECGNDKVILCDRGANFGYDNLVVDMLGFGIMKKASQGAPVIFDVTHSLQCRDPFGAASGGRRDQVTELARSGMAIGLAGLFLEAHPNPNQAKCDGPSALPLSALEPFVAQMKAIDDLVKSFPELDTSN; encoded by the coding sequence ATGAAAAACAAAGTAATCCAACTCGATAATATCCAAATCGGTAACGACAAACCTTTTGTGTTATTCGGTGGAATGAATGTATTAGAAAGCCGTGATATGGCAATGGCAACCTGTGAAAAATATGTTGAAGTCACCCAAAAGTTAAACGTGCCTTACGTTTTCAAAGCGTCATTTGATAAAGCAAACCGCTCGTCAATCCACTCTTATCGTGGACCGGGTATGGACGAAGGCTTAAAAATCTTCCAAGAATTGAAAGACACTTTTGGTGTGAAAATCATCACAGATGTACACGAAATTTATCAATGTCAGCCTGTTGCTGAAGTTGTGGATATTATTCAACTTCCTGCTTTCTTAGCTCGCCAAACAGATTTAGTGGAAGCAATGGCTCGCACTGGGGCGATTATCAATGTGAAAAAACCACAATTTTTAAGTCCTGGACAAATGGGGAATATCGTGGAAAAAATCGCAGAATGTGGCAATGATAAAGTGATTTTATGCGATCGTGGTGCAAACTTTGGTTACGATAACTTAGTGGTAGATATGTTAGGTTTTGGCATTATGAAAAAGGCCTCACAAGGTGCACCTGTTATCTTTGACGTAACCCACTCATTACAATGCCGTGACCCATTTGGTGCAGCCTCTGGTGGTCGTCGTGATCAAGTAACCGAACTTGCACGCTCAGGAATGGCGATTGGGTTAGCAGGATTATTCCTAGAAGCCCATCCTAACCCAAATCAAGCAAAATGTGACGGTCCATCTGCGTTACCACTTTCCGCATTAGAGCCGTTTGTTGCTCAAATGAAAGCGATTGACGATTTGGTAAAATCTTTCCCTGAATTAGATACCTCAAACTAA
- a CDS encoding SirB1 family protein encodes MNKQTKQQKELKQFLYKELVRITIMIEDDLTEPQVFGQMSALVKKARYLVNGETHEQRINQLLELVYSMWGFYCDHQEYFYYDNLLINKVLQSKQGMPVSLGAVVLYLAAALDLPIYPVNFPTQLVLRADFISDKGEHTTRFINPWDGQFLSFSQLEKWLEGEFGFETTLSVEFTKIAELNELLERLETVTKMALTREGQYEKALKLIEYRLIFTPDDPYEIRDRGMVLASLDCFDAAAKDLNYFIEQCPEDPSALMLKLEMPTLLSQTYDHKVH; translated from the coding sequence ATGAATAAACAGACAAAACAGCAAAAAGAATTAAAGCAATTTCTCTACAAAGAGCTAGTGAGAATCACAATAATGATTGAAGATGATCTGACTGAGCCACAAGTGTTTGGACAGATGTCCGCCCTCGTCAAAAAAGCAAGATATCTGGTGAATGGTGAAACGCACGAACAACGTATCAATCAATTGTTAGAGCTAGTGTATAGTATGTGGGGATTCTATTGCGATCATCAAGAATATTTTTATTATGATAATCTGCTTATCAACAAAGTATTGCAAAGCAAACAAGGAATGCCTGTTTCATTAGGGGCTGTTGTGCTTTATTTAGCTGCTGCCCTAGACTTACCCATTTATCCTGTTAATTTTCCAACACAATTGGTGCTACGAGCTGATTTTATCAGTGATAAAGGCGAACATACTACTCGCTTTATCAATCCTTGGGACGGACAATTCCTCTCTTTTTCTCAATTAGAAAAATGGTTAGAGGGCGAGTTTGGTTTTGAAACGACCTTATCCGTTGAATTTACTAAAATTGCGGAACTCAATGAACTGTTAGAGCGTTTAGAAACCGTCACTAAAATGGCTCTGACTCGTGAGGGGCAATATGAAAAAGCATTAAAACTGATTGAATATCGTCTTATTTTCACCCCTGATGATCCTTACGAAATTCGAGATCGTGGTATGGTGTTAGCCAGTTTAGACTGCTTTGATGCTGCTGCTAAAGATCTCAATTATTTTATTGAGCAATGCCCAGAAGATCCTTCAGCATTGATGCTCAAACTTGAAATGCCGACATTATTAAGTCAAACGTACGATCATAAAGTACACTAA
- the brnQ gene encoding branched-chain amino acid transport system II carrier protein, translating to MNKNVFVVGFMLFAIFFGAGNLIFPPKLGLDSGVAFWPAIIGFVVTGVGLPLLGILVATHYKGGYKKALEEIHPWISLLLLGAIYLTIGPFFAIPRTAATAFDMAVIPFIGEVDPVSLFLFTLAYFGITLWVSLNPTKMVDRIGSILTPVLLVSIIALVLRTMSLLMGGEAVHTTTAMKTPLVDGFLEGYQTMDALAAFAFSVVVMNAIRAKARKGESLTKQATAASAIAAVALGIIYIAIGWIGNKMPLSAETISEVADSGQNLGVFILNNAAMQAFGELGRSLLGLIVTLACLTTSIGLVVATASYFHSVFEKISYRTYAIVFTLIGFGLANQGLNAVISKSIPVLLILYPISMTAMLVLLVNLVMPLSRLARGVPIVLVTVVSILSVMGSDLVANLPLKMYSMEWLPFAVVGAVIGFAISKTQKVPA from the coding sequence ATGAACAAGAATGTATTTGTTGTGGGATTTATGTTATTTGCTATCTTTTTTGGAGCAGGTAACTTAATTTTCCCACCTAAATTGGGATTGGATAGTGGCGTGGCATTTTGGCCAGCGATCATTGGTTTTGTGGTAACAGGTGTAGGCTTACCACTATTAGGTATTCTTGTGGCAACACATTACAAAGGTGGTTATAAAAAAGCATTAGAAGAAATCCACCCTTGGATCTCATTATTACTTTTAGGGGCAATTTACTTAACAATCGGACCATTCTTTGCGATTCCTCGTACAGCAGCGACCGCGTTTGATATGGCGGTGATTCCATTTATTGGCGAAGTTGATCCTGTTTCATTATTTCTATTTACCCTTGCTTATTTTGGTATCACATTATGGGTGAGCTTAAATCCAACCAAAATGGTGGATCGCATTGGTTCAATCTTAACACCAGTGCTTTTAGTTTCAATCATCGCGTTAGTGCTTAGAACAATGAGTTTGTTGATGGGTGGCGAAGCTGTTCATACAACAACTGCAATGAAAACACCATTAGTTGACGGTTTCCTTGAAGGTTATCAAACAATGGACGCATTAGCAGCCTTCGCTTTCTCAGTTGTGGTAATGAATGCAATTCGTGCTAAAGCGAGAAAAGGCGAAAGTTTAACTAAGCAAGCGACCGCAGCGAGTGCAATTGCCGCTGTTGCATTAGGTATCATCTATATCGCTATCGGTTGGATCGGTAACAAAATGCCATTGAGTGCAGAAACGATCAGTGAAGTTGCAGACTCAGGACAAAACTTAGGTGTGTTCATCTTAAACAATGCTGCAATGCAAGCCTTTGGCGAGTTAGGTAGAAGCTTACTTGGTTTAATCGTAACCCTTGCGTGTTTAACAACATCAATCGGTTTAGTGGTTGCAACCGCATCTTATTTCCACAGTGTATTTGAGAAAATCTCATACCGTACTTACGCAATCGTATTTACTTTAATCGGTTTTGGATTAGCGAACCAAGGATTAAACGCGGTAATCAGCAAATCAATCCCTGTGTTATTGATCCTTTACCCAATCTCAATGACAGCAATGCTAGTATTATTAGTAAACTTAGTTATGCCGTTATCAAGATTAGCAAGAGGTGTGCCAATCGTATTAGTAACTGTAGTGTCAATCTTATCTGTAATGGGTTCAGATTTAGTGGCAAACTTACCGCTTAAAATGTACTCAATGGAATGGCTACCATTTGCAGTAGTAGGTGCAGTGATTGGTTTTGCAATCTCAAAAACACAGAAAGTACCTGCTTAA